atgcagcttcacatgaaacacagtatgacatattttgtaaaggactcttagAAAGTATATTTGCAATACtattaaattatattcaggggatctagagaaggtgggatctgttttaaaggtggctgcctccgatattggcctaaagtgcagaggtaaatcctggtttgtgctcatagtacggccctctgaggacttttgcGGGCCTTgttggaatttgaagtggcccctcgaatgaaaaaggttccccaccgtTGGCCTatatgaaagcgaaagcccaacaggttaactccaactcccattgtgacacacaagagcacactgcacacaacagcattgcatttatgcctcaactgtgcaagggggcagcccccaatggcaccccaggGGAGCAGTGAGGCGGCATGGTACCATACTCAGAGTACCAGACTAccaatgagggagagcactggtaaattactccTTGGTGGGTTGAGAGtcaaacaggcaacctttgggatacaagtctgacgtcctaacggcttacccatgactgcccatatgttCATTAGATATGTGCTTTTGAGAGATAAACTCAAGAGTTTTGAGCAAGATATATTTTACAGGTAATCTGGATTTGCTAATCTAATAGTTACAATTGCATTGACAGATTAATTTACTGTTTTGCAAACTATGAAAAAGGTTCGATATATGTATCAAATGTAGAGACAGGGTATGAGGCTGGGATGTCTTTGTCAAAATGTGTCTCCCATAGATCATGTATTTTATCCTAAAATTAAAATCTAAACAGCATGACATACAATTGCTGCCACACCACAGAAAAACAGATAAAAGATCACAGCTGCTAATTGACCTTTTTATTTTGATGGGACACGATTGAAATGAGATGAGTCTTTACATGCAAGAGAAACACAGCAGATCCTAtgtaggccaacacacacacatattatccagctacagtatatcactgGCCCAAAACATTACAGTGAGTCAGTGTTCAATACAGAAGACCCCTGTAGCCTGTGACCATCTCCCATACAATTCCTGTgatatgtgtgtatatgggtggaCCTTTAACACGTACATAAATTCTTTGGTTTTACATTGTTATGTATGAAATTCTTgccatttaacccatttaagcctaaagcacttgcaaaaaaacgcctggtgaatgcccaagccctttttaggaaaaggtgCCATCTGCCCATAAAAACCAAaacatctcagcctccgaagcacataaaaacatgaaataagttgcatttaaaagctaagaccctcatcttgcattcgaatgtgttcattcagctctaacacacccacaattttcatttaaaaaaacccccctcaaatctcaagagcctgaatgcagcgtctatgtcgctccaggtgcctaggtcaatgcagcgtatgtgCAGCATcaagcttaaatgggttaaaacaaACTGTTAACCCAGGTCCTCCCATATTTTCATACATATCTTCAAAAAAAGTCCCTGTCCTTCAACAGCCCAATATGAAGTGAGGTCAATAAAACTGTATTAATATTGTCAGTACATGTTAATACAAACCTGTTGTGACAACAGCAGTTATTAAAGTAGTTTCCTAATGATTATTATTGCACTTTACAGGAGCAAGTGTAACCACTTGAATCCACCAAATCCATTATTGCTCTTTCTATTCAGTGCTGCATGTTGACATGGTGCAACATCAAAAAACACAACATGTTAAGTTTATGTTGATCCATGCCTGATCCATGCCAATTCAGAAAAAAACTCAGTGTACAAGATTACAAGCCACCCAATTTGGTGTTTAAACTTACTGTGCCATTAAGCATTTTAGAATGCCAAACGCATGCTGACAGCAACAGCCACACAGCTGTGATACACAAAAAGCAGTCACAGTATAGCCATCACAGTAGAATAGGCTTTATAGAAATGGTCACAAACATATTAGTTTCAGATTCAGACATGTGCAGAAGCAATCTATAAATCTCACTGATAAAGAATTgaaaccaaagtacagtaacaagTTCTTAACAAGATATTCATATCCTTGGGCACTCCACCGTATTACTTTTCTCTGGCAGTTCCTCGATTTCTCTCTTCATTCTCACCATGATGTGTTCCTTCTTGCGTCTCCAGTCTACAGTATATCCATCACttctgtactgccctacaaagcaaaaaggcagtaactgcacagagctccaaactgagtaaaatgactttaaaatgatactgcaatccagtcttAGTAGTTTTGGAGACATTATTGACAtgcagcagttttgttactttatattaccaccttttatgcAGATTAATCCATTTATTTAAATTAAtgttttgatatatatatatgtcattgaagtcatagtaactcatttttgacaacagcgcagttactgcctttttgctttgtagggcagtgtagatcTTTGAGTAGGCTTATCTTCTTGTATCTACGCACTGTTCTCTTCCCCTTCCTTCTAATTTTTGCCATCTTCCTTGGCTGAGTTACTGCTTGCATGGGAGCCATCGGGAGGGTTTCAGAGGCCATATTCGTCCAGTAAACCACGTCCTGTATGATGCGATAGATCCACACCTTCAAAGCGAACAATCCTCCATCTGGTTCCTGTGTTAAAGAGCAGAGTAAACCGGTACTGAGACTTTGAATGGTATTGTTTCTAGTGATTGTCTATTAAAGATAATCAAAATAGAAGATGAAATAAGTAAACCAAACTAAGGGCATTGACATatgtatttataataataataacaatactgtAATAATCTTTATTCACAGACTTAAGGTCCAGATAAgaataaactataaattataaaagacatacaaacatacccccccccccccccacacacacacacacacaatcattacattaaaatagaaaataaaaaataatgaaacaatGGCTAGCAGCTACCCATAGGCTACTTCACACTGTACATtcgtacatccatccatccatctatccatccatccatccatccatccatccagccgcATGTAGTAGCTGGTGCTTATATTTACAGACAGCTTAGTGTTCATGTATTTTCACATCACCTCCCTGCAATGTTatcgtgttgttgttgttagcaATTATTTGACTATAGTTATTCATTAGAATAACTGAATAACTTCCATAAGCCTTAGTTTTGTAATATCTTTCATTTAAAAATGTACACGTGGATGAAAAAGGATGCAGTCATCATCATTACTGTTACCTCTGCCCTTGCTTGCCCTGCCACTGCAGCTGTGGTTCCAACTCCGTCCACTAGGAGGCCCCTCGTGCTTTGCAACAGGTGCCCCAGCCTCTCCTTGACGATCTTGCGCTGGCCCAGGTACTCTTTGCAGTCTTTATCCCCAGTCAGCCCCATTTCTGTATCTTCCAGGACTATGGCCCGATCCAGAAGGCCTTGGCACTGTCCAAGGGCAGTGTGAACAAGCAACACCTTCTCCCCCATTGGAAGATGTGGTGTCGGACATGGCACAGACACTAGACGCTCGCCGGATATGGCTGTTTGAGGAAAGCTCTCCCGTTGTTTCTGAAGATAAAGGATGGAAGCATAAGAACAAAGATCACAAAAGATGTTTAGCAAGAAGCTGTATCAAAAGAATAAGCAAAGGCTTGTTCTGGTAGGTTTCCTGGCTACGAATAATTCTGACATTGGGCGTGAATAGCACCGCACGGAAGGCCTTGTATGGTGATCTCTAATGGAAAGTTGTGGAAAAAAGGGAACGCTGGCAGTGAATGAAATATATTAGATGAGATCAGTCAGCAGAGAAGActagaggaaggggagggagggcctgacatgtgtgtgcttgcgtctgtgtttaaattggcttttgggaggtgggggagcccttcactcgcggtcaaaatagctttttaattttttttaattttttttttacatcgccccatcaggcaaatacatgtattctatgaagttattgcccataattaatatcatacataaatcaatgtattactcagttatgagaaaaacagcaaggtaccctcattccctcttcactgtattaggttgctaaaaaataggaatagttagaccagtatcacacctgatgcatttatgtagcctactttttaatattctctcctgtcagttggcaacagtatgctattggactgtcagtacaggggcaaaaaagttttaattctgaccaccatcactgcaccatcaagctacaaaggaGTAGACCTAAGACAATTAAGAACTCATATtattgatgtgaataacaatttgttttaaaagatcatatgattgattttaattttcctataatgtcatgggtttagcatgcatttattagcaggttttatgcctaataagtaacaaagttaaaagaataaaaatgcatgcttaggctatgctgttctattacagtgcgtgaaattgtgcactgtcactttaaatcaggcggagtctgcagagaatcttctcactcggacacgtcttttctttacagattgcccctttggctgactgattattgggcgttcttatttcagtagtatAGTTATGTTTTaattacatatacatatacatatgttttaattacacttcagtcgcattaagtaaatgcttttttgcaaagcaataactttggcaaaaggcggcaatagattggaacttgctgcagcatttctagcgcgagagagacggtgcactaCTCTACACGCAAAGCTgggatggacacgcaggaatccctgtcatttgcttactgtctaaaaacgtttaatacattcctggcatgtttaagcctacataaaagtaacctgcaaccaaatggctacacattctgacagaacaatggacggaaatcccaaacttgatgttgattttcccccattaacaaactgctgttaaagtaggcagacaccacgctattctgcatgactgtttggttaactttgcctgaaagctagccgatatcaaatgaaatgacagcttacctccgttttgtaaaaggtatctagcctactaactttgcacattgaacatgaaaggaggacaggcttgaagtagtgacaaactcgaagcggagtagttctagctgtgagaaagagcaagcgctccggacccctcaactgttgcaaagttgcaacgttgctacaaactcaaattgttgcgtctcgcagcgcatgtgcagaatgcagatgcataataactgaaataatgcgggagtcccttaataTTGTTTTATGTTGCTATCACtggaaaactttcataaaaatatgatatttcaagaagaggtgaaaatatgaactgtgaatacactgagggtggggcagcaggagcgcagctccgtttggctgtccctcggaggtgaggaggcggagctgcgctccggagggctccgccccaatttaaaccctggtTATGGGTGAgggtaagagaaagagaaagagtgcgtttgtctcctctccgctctctttTTGAAGATGAGCGTCAGTTGCATACCTTTTACAGTGTGTATTTCATAGTCACAAAACAGTGTGTGGATTTTGGTAAAGACCGAGATAGCCTACAGACTTTCTTGTAGCCTAATCAAAACAAGAGAACAGGTGGAGATCTAAAAATGTCCTGTCATTAAAGGTATATTCTGTCTTTAACTATCTGGTTcttggagagtagagtagagtagagtaactttactaatccccagggggaaattcaggaaccTTGATGACTTAGGGTACGCCTAATTAATGTTTATTTAATGTAATCTCCTTTTAGTTGGCCTCGCCTCATTTTGTGAGGACACATGGTAAGGTGATCAAAGTGGTATCGAGTTTTCGTGAATTGTAACACCGACTTGGAAAGCCTGCGTATTTGCGCACCTGGAAGGATCGAGAGAACAAATTAATGAGTTGCGTCATCCGAGGAGGAGCAATCTGCGGCTTTCTAAAAAACAAAGGTTTATAGTTCTACCGGGAAAGAGATCTCTGTGGTAATGTTTTAAAAGGTTACATTCCAAGCCGCTCCCTTGCTCCTAACTCTCCCTACAATGTGCCCACGCCGTAGCGGACAATGTGGAAGGAGCGAAATTACAACAAAGAACTCACAGGTGGCCCATGGCATATAACTTTACTTCAAATTCAAAATAGCTTGCATTTAATTCTGAAATAAATGTAAAACAAATAGGCCCTATATACATACATTCATTAATTAGCCTCTGTCTGCGCAAAAATGACACAAGACGCGCGTTACGCAGAGAAATATAAGAAATCGCTTGAAGTGAGATTAAATCTAACGGGATCTAACTAATGTAGGCTATTACTCACATAAAGGTCCAACAGTCGGACGCTTTCGGCATTCAGCAGCCGGGCAAGCTGAACAGATTTGCCTCGGTACGCTCCTTTGCCGTTTTCTCCCTTTCCAGCCATAAGGAATTCCACGAGTTCTGAGAGGTGCGCAATGCCTTCAATTCTTCACAATCCCGAGTGCCACATGCGACCAACAAGACTTCTTGCCTAATTAATTGGCTATCCGAC
This genomic interval from Engraulis encrasicolus isolate BLACKSEA-1 chromosome 16, IST_EnEncr_1.0, whole genome shotgun sequence contains the following:
- the cntf gene encoding ciliary neurotrophic factor isoform X1, with the protein product MAGKGENGKGAYRGKSVQLARLLNAESVRLLDLYKQRESFPQTAISGERLVSVPCPTPHLPMGEKVLLVHTALGQCQGLLDRAIVLEDTEMGLTGDKDCKEYLGQRKIVKERLGHLLQSTRGLLVDGVGTTAAVAGQARAEEPDGGLFALKVWIYRIIQDVVYWTNMASETLPMAPMQAVTQPRKMAKIRRKGKRTVRRYKKISLLKDLHCPTKQKGSNCAVVKNELL
- the cntf gene encoding ciliary neurotrophic factor isoform X2, producing the protein MAGKGENGKGAYRGKSVQLARLLNAESVRLLDLYKQRESFPQTAISGERLVSVPCPTPHLPMGEKVLLVHTALGQCQGLLDRAIVLEDTEMGLTGDKDCKEYLGQRKIVKERLGHLLQSTRGLLVDGVGTTAAVAGQARAEEPDGGLFALKVWIYRIIQDVVYWTNMASETLPMAPMQAVTQPRKMAKIRRKGKRTGSTEVMDIL